Proteins encoded within one genomic window of Anaerosporomusa subterranea:
- the nadC gene encoding carboxylating nicotinate-nucleotide diphosphorylase, which yields MNKLVLDQLLRQALIEDIGQGDITSEAIFSGNHESKGYLIAKRDMVLAGLEVFTRVFSLLDENVKVTLYYVDGDRVQSGQKFAHIQGPTRSLLAGERVALNFLQRLTGIANETNRYVEACGGSGTIIVDTRKTTPGLRMLEKYAVTVGGGKNHRYGLDSMVLIKDNHIKAAGGILTAVQKVRDHISPFIKIEVEVEEMQQVHDALTAGVDVIMLDNMSLPMIEEAVRVINHQALVEVSGNITGEKIAGLASRGVNIISSGALTHSAKAADISMRLE from the coding sequence ATGAACAAGCTGGTCTTAGATCAATTATTACGCCAAGCTTTAATTGAAGATATCGGACAAGGTGATATCACCAGTGAAGCGATCTTTTCCGGGAATCATGAGTCTAAGGGCTATCTTATCGCCAAACGAGATATGGTCTTAGCTGGGTTGGAGGTTTTCACACGGGTATTTTCATTACTGGATGAGAACGTGAAGGTAACTCTTTACTATGTCGACGGTGACCGGGTTCAAAGTGGTCAAAAGTTTGCTCACATACAAGGACCAACTCGATCATTACTGGCAGGGGAAAGGGTGGCTCTAAATTTTCTGCAACGCTTAACTGGTATCGCCAATGAAACCAATCGTTATGTAGAGGCATGTGGAGGTTCTGGCACGATCATTGTCGATACTCGTAAAACGACACCCGGTCTGCGTATGCTTGAGAAATACGCTGTTACGGTGGGCGGGGGCAAGAATCACCGTTACGGTTTAGATTCAATGGTTTTAATTAAAGATAATCATATTAAGGCCGCCGGCGGCATTTTGACAGCTGTACAGAAGGTGCGTGATCATATATCGCCGTTTATAAAAATTGAGGTTGAAGTTGAAGAAATGCAGCAAGTGCATGATGCGTTGACAGCAGGTGTCGATGTGATTATGCTGGATAATATGTCTTTGCCGATGATAGAAGAGGCTGTACGGGTAATTAATCATCAAGCATTGGTAGAGGTGTCTGGCAATATAACAGGGGAAAAAATAGCTGGATTGGCGTCAAGAGGAGTCAATATTATTTCAAGCGGTGCACTCACTCACTCGGCCAAAGCGGCAGATATTAGCATGAGGCTAGAATAA
- a CDS encoding chemotaxis protein CheX yields MDVKSIAPFFDAILNVMPQLGFQNVTRGRMSVADGNKIASNGVMVIVGLTHQLRGTIVYNMTEESAKKIASKMMMGMPVPDFDAMAESAISEMGNMLAANAAILFEAQGAKIDISPPTLIVGDSYTSTSGNMRRIIVEVLVDEIPLEVNISLNS; encoded by the coding sequence ATGGATGTAAAAAGTATTGCTCCGTTCTTTGATGCAATCTTGAATGTTATGCCGCAACTAGGATTCCAAAACGTCACGCGTGGCCGGATGAGTGTAGCTGATGGCAATAAGATTGCAAGCAATGGAGTCATGGTAATTGTGGGCCTTACGCATCAGCTTCGCGGCACTATCGTATATAATATGACTGAGGAATCAGCCAAAAAGATTGCAAGTAAAATGATGATGGGGATGCCGGTTCCAGACTTTGACGCGATGGCAGAATCGGCGATTTCCGAGATGGGTAATATGCTGGCAGCAAACGCAGCTATATTATTTGAAGCACAAGGGGCAAAAATTGATATTTCGCCGCCTACTCTCATTGTGGGGGACAGCTATACCAGTACATCAGGTAATATGCGAAGGATAATTGTTGAAGTTCTTGTTGATGAGATACCCTTGGAAGTAAATATATCGCTAAATTCCTGA
- a CDS encoding response regulator: MREPSEKIRVLIVDDSPFSRQLLADSLDSHWFEIVGFADGFRSALEGYRTHMPDVITMDIAMPEMDGLEVTRRLIKQEPDAKVVIVSSMKDDDLEKLAKCKGAAKFLQKPFEPEVLMSVLRSVCDADVVDHDFKSCYPAEFIASFSNFMKRFITDVTAQSTVDDTRLYSSGISILVGITGQYSGRMVLDLSVETAKCIATRLLKQEPKDSDQINDVIAELANIVAGNASSKLNREFRGAFLRVSPPAIFTGEKFSIASPNLEIHAWQVDTPFGKARLSVGFKKEIV, from the coding sequence ATGCGGGAACCAAGTGAAAAAATACGAGTACTAATAGTGGATGATTCTCCGTTTAGTCGTCAACTGCTGGCTGATTCACTAGATTCGCACTGGTTTGAGATTGTCGGTTTTGCGGATGGCTTCCGGTCCGCTCTCGAAGGTTATCGGACGCATATGCCTGACGTTATTACAATGGATATTGCTATGCCGGAAATGGACGGTCTGGAAGTTACGCGGCGGCTTATTAAGCAGGAGCCGGATGCCAAAGTTGTTATAGTATCCAGCATGAAAGATGATGATTTGGAAAAATTGGCAAAGTGTAAGGGAGCTGCAAAGTTTCTCCAAAAGCCATTTGAACCAGAGGTGTTAATGAGCGTTTTAAGAAGTGTGTGTGACGCCGACGTGGTGGATCATGATTTCAAAAGTTGCTACCCTGCCGAATTCATTGCCTCTTTTTCTAATTTCATGAAGAGATTCATAACAGATGTAACTGCTCAATCAACTGTTGATGATACAAGACTGTATTCTAGTGGTATTTCAATTCTTGTGGGGATAACTGGACAGTATAGTGGCAGAATGGTTTTGGACTTATCTGTTGAGACCGCTAAATGTATAGCCACAAGATTGCTTAAGCAAGAGCCTAAGGACTCTGATCAGATTAATGATGTAATTGCGGAGTTAGCCAATATTGTAGCCGGAAATGCATCATCAAAGCTGAACAGAGAATTCCGAGGGGCTTTTCTGCGTGTTTCACCACCAGCGATTTTTACCGGTGAGAAATTCTCAATAGCCAGCCCTAATCTAGAGATTCATGCGTGGCAAGTTGATACTCCTTTCGGAAAAGCCCGCCTGAGCGTTGGCTTTAAGAAGGAGATTGTCTAA
- the nadB gene encoding L-aspartate oxidase, translating into MAERSYITPVWQNHKQLDSKSYDVIVVGTGIAGMTVSLSLDSKLRIALVSKEQFTESSTYKAQGGMAVAVGPDDSAEEHFADTVRVGQGVCREEAVNLLAGEGPAALEFLQSLGADFCHNQNGLDLTREAAHSRNRVVHYYDYTGKYIAELLADEVNRHNNIERLDRSFLVDIVTAQDGCCGCIVEHNGRLVYLRAAAVVVATGGYSGLFKRSTNEVSASGDGIAAAYRAGAMIADMEFVQFHPTAFTTLSGKVFLLTEALRGEGAVLLNSAGDRFMFNYHPSGELAPRDEVSRAILRESTRQGGETIYLDARHLGKEYLADRFRQVYSELAKNNYFIERDTIPIAPAAHYTIGGIKTDLWGRTSVGSLYACGEAAATGVHGANRLASNSLLEGIVFGRRIATYINETYSAKREPSELSAGVTAATGSYTDLNALRTKLDGVAGVVRRGEELEAMLKWLSVGETNHQVSPVDHSYHVYNTYQLAGLLVEAALLRTESRGAHYRSDFPGKNDETFRKHILQQWGRKAVIA; encoded by the coding sequence ATGGCAGAAAGAAGCTATATCACTCCCGTATGGCAAAATCATAAACAGCTAGACAGTAAGAGCTATGATGTCATTGTTGTTGGGACAGGTATAGCCGGAATGACTGTGTCTTTATCGCTAGACTCCAAGCTTAGAATAGCTCTTGTCAGTAAAGAACAGTTTACGGAAAGCAGCACCTACAAAGCGCAGGGTGGAATGGCTGTTGCGGTAGGTCCGGACGATAGCGCCGAGGAGCATTTCGCAGACACAGTAAGGGTTGGGCAAGGGGTGTGTCGTGAAGAAGCCGTAAACCTATTAGCAGGCGAGGGACCTGCGGCATTGGAGTTCCTGCAATCGCTGGGGGCAGATTTCTGCCATAACCAAAATGGACTGGATTTAACCAGAGAAGCGGCGCACTCACGCAATCGGGTGGTACATTATTACGACTATACCGGAAAGTATATTGCTGAACTATTAGCTGATGAAGTCAATAGGCACAACAATATCGAGCGGCTTGACAGATCTTTTCTTGTTGATATAGTCACCGCGCAGGATGGATGCTGTGGCTGTATTGTTGAACATAACGGCAGACTGGTTTATCTCCGAGCCGCAGCGGTTGTAGTGGCCACAGGCGGCTACAGTGGGCTGTTCAAGCGTTCAACTAATGAGGTTTCGGCTAGTGGTGATGGTATTGCTGCAGCTTACCGTGCCGGCGCCATGATTGCTGATATGGAGTTTGTTCAATTTCACCCGACAGCTTTTACCACGTTGTCAGGGAAGGTTTTTTTATTAACAGAGGCGCTGCGGGGCGAGGGAGCGGTTTTACTAAATTCGGCGGGCGATCGATTTATGTTTAACTACCATCCCAGCGGAGAACTCGCGCCGCGCGACGAAGTATCAAGAGCTATCTTGCGTGAATCCACACGACAAGGTGGAGAAACGATTTATCTCGACGCTAGACATCTTGGTAAAGAGTATTTAGCGGATCGGTTCCGACAAGTGTATAGCGAATTAGCAAAAAATAACTACTTTATAGAACGAGACACAATTCCTATTGCACCGGCGGCTCACTATACGATTGGTGGAATTAAGACCGACCTTTGGGGTAGGACTAGCGTAGGCTCTTTGTATGCGTGCGGCGAAGCTGCAGCGACAGGGGTTCATGGTGCTAACCGACTGGCAAGCAATTCTCTGCTTGAAGGCATAGTATTCGGACGTAGGATTGCCACATATATTAATGAAACATATAGTGCAAAACGAGAACCCTCTGAGTTGTCTGCTGGTGTCACTGCAGCAACCGGTAGCTATACAGATCTAAATGCTTTGAGAACCAAGTTGGATGGTGTTGCAGGGGTCGTACGCCGGGGAGAAGAGCTGGAAGCTATGCTAAAGTGGCTAAGTGTTGGTGAGACAAATCATCAGGTTAGTCCGGTTGATCATAGCTATCATGTCTACAATACCTATCAATTAGCGGGGTTACTGGTGGAAGCGGCGCTACTGAGGACGGAAAGCCGAGGAGCCCACTACCGCTCGGATTTTCCCGGTAAGAATGATGAAACTTTTAGAAAACACATCTTGCAGCAATGGGGAAGGAAGGCTGTTATAGCATGA
- a CDS encoding MBL fold metallo-hydrolase — translation MKLVVVGCFGAYPPRNGATSGYLVEDHTTKVLLDCGSGVIASLQNYINLNELDAVVFSHYHRDHCADLECMQYATMIDMQLEKRKRPLVMWGNEDAGVIPSLDYEKYCIGMRYVEHVPFTIGGLRFTTQANKHDIPSFSIKVEDSQGGCIVYSGDTEYYDRFSDFAEGVDWLLCECSLYSDQRGQVEGHLCATEAGQIAARASVRNLALTHLPNYGDRESLIQEAGTIYGGKIVLAYPGMVLKI, via the coding sequence ATGAAGCTTGTTGTCGTGGGATGCTTTGGAGCCTATCCGCCAAGGAATGGGGCCACGTCAGGATATCTTGTGGAAGATCATACGACAAAAGTGCTTTTAGATTGCGGCAGTGGTGTAATTGCAAGCCTGCAAAACTATATAAATTTGAATGAACTTGATGCGGTGGTTTTTAGTCATTATCATCGGGATCACTGTGCTGATCTTGAATGTATGCAGTATGCGACTATGATCGATATGCAGCTGGAAAAGAGAAAGCGACCGCTAGTGATGTGGGGAAACGAAGATGCTGGTGTTATACCCAGTCTTGACTATGAGAAATACTGCATAGGGATGAGGTATGTGGAACATGTACCTTTTACTATAGGAGGGTTGCGCTTTACAACCCAGGCTAATAAACACGATATACCTTCATTTAGTATAAAAGTCGAGGATTCTCAGGGTGGCTGCATTGTATACTCCGGAGATACTGAGTACTATGACCGCTTCAGTGATTTCGCAGAGGGAGTCGATTGGCTACTTTGTGAGTGCTCGCTTTACTCTGACCAAAGAGGCCAAGTAGAAGGCCATTTATGCGCCACTGAGGCGGGGCAGATCGCGGCAAGAGCAAGCGTGAGAAACCTAGCGCTGACACATCTGCCGAATTACGGGGATAGAGAGTCTCTCATCCAAGAAGCTGGGACAATATACGGCGGAAAGATAGTCCTTGCCTATCCAGGAATGGTACTAAAGATTTAG
- a CDS encoding cob(I)yrinic acid a,c-diamide adenosyltransferase, whose product MAMIYTRTGDKGTTSLLDGSRVRKNSIRVDSYGTIDELNSVLGFAKHFVNDAEIFERIHTVQKELFKVAAELADPSGQSYPSHLGDDEIQRFEVWIDEYVKKLNPVAKFIVPGSSQASGALHMARTVCRRAERAMIALDEIEPINPYVIKYVNRLSDLLYSFARYLEDKQELVNAE is encoded by the coding sequence ATGGCAATGATATACACACGGACCGGTGATAAAGGAACTACCAGTCTATTGGATGGCAGCCGGGTTCGTAAAAATAGCATCCGAGTTGATAGCTATGGAACAATTGACGAGTTAAATTCTGTGTTGGGTTTTGCTAAGCATTTTGTCAATGATGCAGAAATCTTTGAGAGAATTCATACAGTGCAAAAGGAATTGTTTAAGGTTGCAGCCGAGTTGGCAGATCCCTCAGGCCAATCGTATCCATCACACTTGGGCGATGACGAAATACAGCGATTTGAGGTTTGGATTGATGAATATGTCAAAAAGCTAAATCCTGTTGCTAAATTTATCGTACCAGGCAGCAGTCAAGCTTCCGGTGCTTTGCATATGGCGCGCACTGTGTGTCGGCGAGCAGAACGAGCCATGATCGCACTTGATGAGATTGAACCGATAAATCCCTATGTTATTAAATATGTTAATCGACTGTCTGACTTGCTGTATAGCTTCGCGCGTTATCTGGAAGACAAACAGGAACTAGTCAACGCAGAGTGA
- a CDS encoding transcription repressor NadR, with protein MDAKERRNQLVDKLKKAGTPVTGSALAQELGVSRQVIVGDIAILRAAGVEIYATPQGYLLPTAKSQSVKTAKIACHHGWDKLTDELEIIVDNGGKVLDVIVEHPIYGELKANLMLASRRDIAEFLHNLKNSGAEPLSAITGGVHLHTVEVPSQKVLTRIEKELQEQDILFL; from the coding sequence ATGGATGCTAAAGAACGGCGGAATCAATTGGTGGATAAGCTCAAAAAGGCCGGCACTCCGGTGACAGGATCAGCTTTAGCGCAGGAACTTGGCGTAAGCCGTCAGGTTATTGTTGGCGATATCGCCATACTGCGGGCTGCCGGGGTTGAAATATACGCTACTCCCCAAGGGTACTTGTTGCCTACTGCAAAGTCGCAGTCTGTCAAAACGGCTAAAATAGCCTGCCATCATGGCTGGGATAAGCTAACAGATGAACTAGAAATTATTGTTGATAACGGCGGTAAAGTTCTTGATGTGATTGTCGAACATCCCATATATGGTGAATTGAAGGCCAATCTCATGCTTGCTTCACGACGTGACATCGCTGAGTTCTTGCATAACTTAAAGAATAGCGGTGCAGAGCCATTATCAGCTATAACCGGAGGAGTACATCTGCATACTGTTGAAGTCCCGTCGCAAAAAGTGCTTACCAGAATTGAAAAAGAACTGCAAGAACAAGATATATTGTTCTTGTAA
- a CDS encoding pyridoxamine 5'-phosphate oxidase family protein, which yields MFKEMRRHDRGLTRSETDEILLNGVYGVLSINGEDDYAYGVPLSYVYTGGHIYFHCAQEGYKLNCTRKRNKVTFCVVGKANTLPDKFSMEYASAIVFGEVSEVHDQEKLAALMAFVEKYSSSYMEKGKEYADSVHHKTVVLKIDSKHITGKARK from the coding sequence ATGTTCAAAGAAATGAGACGCCATGATAGAGGACTTACGCGAAGTGAAACAGACGAAATTTTGCTAAATGGCGTTTATGGTGTGTTATCGATTAACGGCGAAGACGATTATGCCTATGGTGTACCGTTAAGCTATGTTTATACAGGTGGTCATATATACTTCCATTGTGCTCAAGAGGGGTATAAATTAAATTGTACCCGCAAAAGAAATAAAGTAACATTCTGCGTTGTGGGAAAAGCCAATACTTTACCAGATAAGTTCAGTATGGAGTATGCAAGCGCTATTGTTTTTGGAGAAGTTAGTGAAGTGCATGATCAGGAGAAATTAGCAGCGTTGATGGCTTTCGTAGAAAAATACTCTAGCAGCTACATGGAAAAAGGAAAAGAGTATGCTGATAGTGTCCATCATAAGACAGTGGTCCTTAAAATAGATAGTAAACACATTACTGGAAAAGCCAGAAAATAG
- the nadA gene encoding quinolinate synthase NadA yields the protein MSELKRAVEKLKRERNALILAHNYQLDEVQEVADYIGDSFYLSKVAANIDCDVIVFSGVRFMAETAKILSPDKTVLLPEIDAGCPLADTITVEDVRNLKHLHPGAPVVCYINSSSEVKAESDICCTSANAIKVVSSLPDRKVIFVPDENLGDYVAKQLPDKELVLWKGCCVTHAKVKPSAILEMRERYPEAKILVHPECEPAVVELADFAGSTSAIIQYAENSDANVFIIGTEVGVLCWLRNSRPEKQFFLLHPGLVCPNMKKTRLQSIYDALANNHYQIQVDEAIAAKAKHAISRMLEVV from the coding sequence GTGAGTGAGCTAAAACGAGCAGTAGAAAAGCTAAAACGGGAGCGCAATGCTCTTATTCTTGCGCATAACTATCAACTTGATGAAGTACAAGAAGTTGCTGATTATATTGGTGATTCGTTTTATTTGAGCAAAGTCGCGGCAAACATAGATTGCGATGTCATTGTGTTTAGCGGCGTGCGTTTTATGGCAGAGACAGCGAAAATACTCTCACCAGATAAGACTGTGTTACTGCCTGAGATAGATGCGGGGTGTCCATTGGCTGATACGATTACAGTCGAAGATGTGAGAAACCTTAAGCACTTGCATCCTGGCGCTCCGGTTGTTTGCTACATTAATTCATCGTCGGAAGTAAAGGCTGAGAGCGACATTTGCTGTACTTCGGCGAATGCCATTAAAGTAGTATCCTCGCTGCCTGATCGCAAGGTGATCTTTGTGCCTGATGAAAACTTAGGCGACTATGTGGCTAAACAATTGCCTGACAAGGAACTGGTTTTGTGGAAAGGGTGTTGCGTCACCCATGCGAAAGTGAAGCCAAGTGCTATCCTCGAGATGCGGGAAAGATACCCTGAGGCTAAAATTCTGGTTCATCCTGAGTGTGAACCGGCGGTAGTAGAACTGGCTGATTTTGCTGGCAGCACATCGGCTATCATTCAATATGCGGAAAACTCCGATGCGAACGTCTTTATTATCGGTACAGAAGTTGGCGTATTGTGCTGGTTAAGAAATTCTCGCCCGGAAAAGCAGTTTTTCTTGCTGCATCCCGGTTTGGTCTGTCCCAATATGAAGAAAACAAGACTGCAGAGCATTTATGATGCATTAGCAAACAATCATTACCAAATACAAGTTGATGAGGCCATTGCCGCTAAAGCAAAACATGCGATTTCTCGAATGCTGGAGGTGGTTTAG
- a CDS encoding ATP-binding protein, producing MLRKIVHIDEEKCNGCGVCIGGCHEGALQLINGKAKLVVDSYCDGLGACLPDCPTDAISIIEREAPAFDEEAVKQHLATLNTQTKPVTMAGGCPGSKAGVITRETKNNQSKGKDDYPSELRQWPCQLQLVPANAAYFDNAHLLVAADCAAYAYANMHADFMHNRITVIGCPKLDDMNYASKLTEILQSHEIKSVTVVRMEVPCCGGIVNAVKEALVNSRKMIPWRVVIIGTDGTIRED from the coding sequence ATGCTGAGGAAAATTGTTCATATAGATGAAGAAAAGTGTAATGGTTGCGGAGTATGCATCGGTGGCTGTCATGAAGGCGCCCTGCAATTGATCAATGGCAAAGCGAAACTAGTAGTAGACTCCTATTGTGACGGTCTTGGCGCCTGTTTGCCAGATTGTCCGACAGACGCCATCAGCATCATCGAGCGCGAGGCACCTGCTTTTGATGAAGAAGCGGTAAAGCAACATCTCGCTACCCTAAATACTCAGACTAAGCCAGTAACAATGGCGGGTGGCTGCCCTGGAAGCAAGGCTGGTGTTATCACAAGAGAAACTAAGAATAATCAAAGCAAGGGCAAAGACGACTATCCATCAGAATTGAGACAGTGGCCATGTCAATTGCAACTTGTGCCGGCAAACGCGGCTTACTTTGACAATGCCCACCTCTTGGTGGCGGCTGACTGCGCGGCTTACGCTTACGCAAATATGCATGCCGATTTTATGCATAACCGGATTACTGTTATTGGCTGTCCAAAGCTTGATGATATGAATTATGCATCCAAGTTAACAGAGATACTGCAGTCGCATGAGATTAAAAGCGTCACTGTGGTTCGTATGGAAGTGCCTTGCTGCGGCGGCATAGTCAATGCGGTTAAAGAGGCGCTGGTAAATAGTCGCAAGATGATTCCTTGGCGTGTGGTGATAATTGGTACAGACGGTACAATTAGAGAAGATTGA